A portion of the bacterium genome contains these proteins:
- a CDS encoding zinc ribbon domain-containing protein produces the protein MPIYEYRCEDCRRKVTVLTLRVGETVDATCEHCGSPRLHRLMSRFAMVRSEEARLDALSDDSALGGIDENDPRSVARWMRKMGQELGEDGGDDVEAMIDDMESGDDAGASDDGAGGDE, from the coding sequence GTGCCGATCTACGAGTATCGCTGCGAGGACTGCCGCCGGAAGGTGACCGTGCTCACCCTGCGTGTCGGCGAGACCGTGGACGCCACCTGCGAGCACTGCGGGAGCCCGCGCCTGCACCGTCTGATGTCGCGCTTCGCCATGGTGCGATCCGAGGAGGCCCGCCTGGACGCCTTGTCCGACGACTCCGCGCTGGGTGGGATCGACGAGAACGACCCGCGGAGCGTGGCCCGCTGGATGCGCAAGATGGGCCAGGAGCTGGGCGAGGACGGGGGCGACGACGTCGAGGCCATGATCGACGACATGGAGTCGGGCGACGACGCCGGAGCGAGCGACGACGGCGCCGGTGGGGACGAGTGA
- the dnaB gene encoding replicative DNA helicase — translation MASIEEGFRRVPPQALDAEESVLGGILLDNTAIDRVHELITADDFYREAHRKIYRAMLSLSERNEPADLITLTEALRNRGELADVGGVAFLAELAERVPTAANIANYARIVREKAILRNLITTATGIATRGYDGQGDVKELLDRAESEIMQLSEREVKPAFVRLDQLLGQTFKDIDRLHEQQNAVTGVTTGFIDLDKLTAGLQPSDLIIIAGRPSMGKTAFCLNIAENAALKGDAGCAFFSLEMSKEQLAMRMLCSQAHVDLARVRTGHLNDREFRELAEAAARLSYAPIYIDDTPALTVLDLRSKARRLHRDANARLKLIIVDYLQLMRGSEGRDSREQEISEISRSLKALAKELHVPVIALSQLNRQVESRSPPKPRLSDLRESGAIEQDADVIGFIYREEVYVEDSDKKGVAEIIVAKQRNGPIGSVELTFLREFTRFENREVMPSEPDTQVG, via the coding sequence ATGGCGAGCATCGAGGAGGGCTTTCGCCGGGTCCCGCCGCAGGCGCTCGACGCCGAGGAGAGCGTCCTCGGCGGCATCCTCCTCGATAATACGGCGATCGACCGCGTCCACGAGCTGATCACCGCGGACGACTTCTACCGCGAGGCGCACCGCAAGATCTACCGCGCCATGCTGTCGCTCTCGGAGCGCAACGAGCCCGCCGACCTGATCACGCTGACCGAGGCGCTGCGCAATCGCGGCGAGCTGGCCGACGTGGGCGGCGTCGCCTTCCTGGCGGAGCTCGCCGAGCGCGTACCCACCGCGGCCAACATCGCGAACTACGCCCGCATCGTCCGCGAGAAGGCGATCCTGCGGAACCTCATCACCACCGCGACCGGCATCGCGACGCGCGGCTACGACGGTCAGGGCGACGTGAAGGAGCTGCTCGACCGCGCCGAGTCGGAGATCATGCAGCTCTCGGAGCGCGAGGTGAAGCCGGCGTTCGTGCGCCTCGACCAGCTGCTCGGGCAGACGTTCAAAGACATCGACCGGCTGCACGAGCAGCAGAACGCGGTCACGGGCGTCACCACCGGCTTCATCGACCTGGACAAGCTGACGGCTGGGCTGCAGCCGTCGGATCTCATCATCATCGCCGGACGCCCCAGCATGGGGAAGACGGCCTTCTGCCTCAACATCGCCGAGAACGCGGCGCTCAAGGGCGACGCGGGCTGCGCCTTCTTTTCGCTCGAGATGTCGAAGGAGCAGCTGGCGATGCGCATGCTGTGCTCGCAGGCGCACGTCGACCTCGCCCGGGTGCGTACCGGACATCTGAACGACCGGGAGTTCCGTGAGCTCGCCGAGGCCGCCGCACGTCTCTCGTACGCGCCGATCTACATCGACGACACCCCGGCGCTCACGGTCCTCGACCTGCGCTCCAAGGCACGCCGCCTGCACCGCGACGCGAACGCGCGCCTGAAGCTCATCATCGTCGACTACCTCCAGCTCATGCGGGGCTCGGAGGGACGGGACAGCCGCGAGCAGGAGATCTCGGAGATATCGCGCTCGCTGAAGGCGCTGGCCAAGGAGCTGCACGTGCCGGTGATCGCGCTCTCGCAGCTGAACCGGCAGGTCGAGAGCCGCAGTCCCCCGAAGCCGCGGCTCTCCGACCTCCGCGAGTCGGGCGCGATCGAGCAGGACGCCGACGTGATCGGCTTCATCTACCGCGAAGAGGTCTACGTCGAGGACAGCGACAAGAAGGGCGTCGCGGAGATCATCGTGGCGAAGCAGCGCAACGGCCCGATCGGGTCCGTCGAGCTCACCTTCCTGCGCGAGTTCACGCGCTTCGAGAACCGCGAGGTCATGCCCAGCGAGCCGGACACCCAGGTCGGCTGA
- a CDS encoding sigma-54-dependent Fis family transcriptional regulator, protein MSNPEPEPTGTILVADDEDSIRWVLERACAQRGHTVVSVGSGTEALTALRERRFDVALVDIRMPDLSGLDVLSRAREDGLDTLFIVMTAQNTMGNAIEATKRGAYDYLTKPFDLEQVAALLTRALSLRRLTQDLERLRGELRQRHEMVIGGTPTMQEVYKIIGRAAPTDATVLIQGETGTGKELVAQTLHYHSERRGPFVALNCSAIPNELLESELFGYERGAFTGAVERRIGKFEAAAGGTLFLDEIADMPLGLQAKLLRVLQEREFTRVGGRDLIRSDVRIVAATNQDLESAVRGGRFREDLFFRLNVVRILVPPLRERKADIPELIEFFLDKINRDLGTNIVGVTDEVREMLIRHSWPGNVRELENTLLRAAVLAKGRTLVPEDFVLATPHRPAPTEILPLEEAVRRRLAELLDADGDGARDLYTALIGAVEKPLLEVVLERAGGNQVRAADMLGINRNTLRKKITELGIALRRLPGGSVG, encoded by the coding sequence ATGTCGAACCCGGAACCTGAGCCGACCGGCACCATCCTCGTCGCCGACGACGAGGACTCCATCCGCTGGGTGCTGGAGCGCGCCTGCGCCCAGCGCGGGCATACCGTCGTGAGCGTCGGCAGCGGCACCGAGGCGCTCACCGCGCTTCGCGAACGACGCTTCGACGTCGCGCTGGTCGACATCCGTATGCCCGACCTCTCGGGCCTCGACGTGCTCAGCCGCGCGCGTGAGGACGGCCTCGACACCCTCTTCATCGTGATGACCGCCCAGAACACCATGGGCAACGCCATCGAAGCGACCAAGCGCGGGGCCTACGACTACCTGACGAAACCCTTCGACCTCGAGCAGGTCGCGGCGCTGCTGACGCGCGCCCTCTCGCTGCGCCGGTTGACGCAAGATCTGGAGCGCCTGCGCGGCGAGCTCCGCCAGCGCCACGAGATGGTGATCGGCGGGACGCCGACCATGCAGGAGGTCTACAAGATCATCGGCCGCGCCGCCCCGACCGACGCGACCGTCCTGATCCAGGGCGAAACCGGCACCGGCAAGGAGCTCGTCGCCCAGACCCTGCACTATCACTCCGAGCGGCGGGGACCCTTCGTCGCCCTCAACTGCTCGGCGATCCCGAACGAGCTGCTCGAGAGCGAGCTCTTCGGCTACGAGCGCGGCGCCTTCACCGGCGCCGTCGAGCGCCGCATCGGCAAATTCGAGGCCGCCGCCGGCGGCACCCTCTTCCTCGACGAGATCGCCGACATGCCGCTCGGCCTCCAGGCGAAGCTCCTGCGGGTCCTGCAGGAGCGCGAGTTCACACGCGTGGGCGGCCGCGATCTCATCCGCTCCGACGTGCGCATCGTCGCCGCCACGAACCAGGACCTCGAGTCCGCCGTCCGCGGCGGCCGCTTCCGCGAGGACCTCTTCTTCCGCCTGAACGTGGTGCGCATCCTCGTGCCGCCGCTGCGCGAGCGGAAGGCGGACATTCCGGAGCTGATCGAGTTCTTCCTCGACAAGATCAACCGCGACCTCGGCACCAACATCGTCGGCGTCACCGACGAGGTGCGCGAGATGCTCATTCGCCATTCCTGGCCGGGCAACGTCCGTGAGCTCGAGAACACCCTCCTGCGCGCCGCGGTCCTCGCCAAGGGCCGCACGCTCGTCCCCGAGGACTTCGTCCTCGCCACGCCGCATCGCCCGGCGCCGACCGAGATCCTGCCCCTCGAGGAGGCGGTCCGCCGGCGCCTCGCCGAGCTGCTCGACGCAGACGGCGACGGCGCGCGCGACCTCTACACGGCGCTGATCGGTGCGGTGGAGAAGCCCCTGCTCGAGGTCGTGCTCGAGCGGGCCGGCGGCAACCAGGTGCGCGCCGCCGACATGCTCGGCATCAACCGCAACACCCTGCGCAAGAAGATCACCGAGCTCGGCATCGCGCTGCGCCGCCTGCCGGGCGGCTCCGTCGGGTGA
- the yhbH gene encoding sporulation protein YhbH, which translates to MGDTIFRPYTPSDAERSDRSAGDRARHRLKIRESIRENIADIIAEESIIGQNRDRIIKVPIRGIREYRFVYGENTPGVGQGNGDSQQGQVVGKAKGQQGGEDKAGDSPGSDFYETDVTLEELIEIMFEDLELPDLERKALREIEAYRTAKRKGYRQVGIRIRLDKRRTARERAKRRMAAIRRQETAFSPAAGQGPRAGRFPFHDDDLVYRHIVTDVRKESNAVVLCLMDTSGSMDTMKKYLARSFFFLLYQFICTKYQNVEIAFVAHHTEAKEVTEEEFFHKGESGGTFISSAYTKALEIIQARYHPSLWNIYAFHCSDGDNFDSDNPAALKAAKELCQVCNLFGYGEIKPLGSRYYESSMLNIFRRLDDDNFQTVLIERKEDIWPSFKAFLGKDRGARQGVQA; encoded by the coding sequence ATGGGCGACACCATCTTTCGACCCTACACGCCGTCGGACGCCGAGCGGAGCGACCGCTCCGCCGGCGACCGGGCCCGGCACCGTCTCAAGATCCGCGAGTCGATCCGCGAGAACATCGCCGACATCATCGCGGAGGAATCCATCATAGGGCAGAACCGCGATCGCATCATCAAGGTGCCGATCCGCGGCATCCGCGAGTACCGCTTCGTCTACGGCGAGAACACGCCGGGCGTCGGCCAGGGCAACGGCGACAGCCAGCAGGGCCAGGTCGTCGGCAAGGCCAAGGGGCAGCAGGGCGGCGAGGACAAGGCCGGCGACTCGCCCGGTAGCGACTTCTACGAGACGGACGTCACGCTCGAGGAGCTGATCGAGATCATGTTCGAGGATCTCGAGCTGCCCGACCTCGAGCGCAAGGCGTTGCGCGAAATCGAGGCCTACCGGACGGCGAAGCGCAAGGGCTACCGGCAGGTCGGCATCCGCATCCGTCTCGACAAGCGGCGCACGGCACGCGAGCGTGCCAAGCGGCGCATGGCGGCGATCCGCCGGCAGGAGACGGCGTTTTCACCGGCGGCCGGCCAGGGGCCGCGCGCCGGGCGCTTCCCGTTCCACGACGACGACCTCGTCTATCGCCACATCGTCACCGACGTCCGCAAGGAGTCGAATGCCGTCGTCCTGTGCCTGATGGACACCTCGGGCTCGATGGACACGATGAAGAAGTACCTCGCGCGGAGCTTTTTCTTCCTGCTCTACCAGTTCATCTGCACGAAGTATCAGAACGTCGAGATCGCCTTCGTTGCCCACCACACCGAGGCGAAGGAGGTCACCGAGGAGGAGTTTTTTCACAAGGGCGAGTCGGGCGGGACGTTCATCTCGTCCGCCTACACGAAGGCGCTCGAGATCATCCAGGCGCGCTACCACCCGTCGCTGTGGAACATCTACGCCTTCCACTGCTCGGACGGCGACAACTTCGACTCCGACAACCCGGCGGCGCTGAAGGCGGCGAAGGAGCTCTGCCAGGTATGCAACCTGTTCGGCTACGGCGAGATCAAGCCGCTCGGGTCGCGCTACTACGAGAGCTCGATGCTCAACATCTTCCGCCGCCTCGACGACGACAACTTCCAGACCGTGCTGATCGAGCGGAAGGAGGACATCTGGCCCTCCTTCAAGGCGTTCCTCGGCAAGGACCGCGGCGCGCGGCAGGGAGTGCAGGCGTGA
- a CDS encoding SpoVR family protein has protein sequence MSDYTLRDLEYWDARIRDKVQEFGLTCYPQEFEICDHTAMLGYMAYSGMPSHYPHWSYGKSYEKLKTLYDHGVSGLPYEMVINSSPALAYLMRDNTLCLQILTIAHVYGHNDFFRNNFTFQTTRAEYTITTFKAHADRVRRYIEDPSIGYERIEGILDAAHALSLQCRRNMAVKKLSEPAEQARLDEALHPRSDPFQKIHRRPDAPPPPPAKVPPSPDEDLLLFIRDHNPFLTNWERDLLTIVHEEAQYFIPQIETKIMNEGWASYWHRTILESLQLPQGLHLEFLVRHNQVVRPHPGGINPYHIGLKLWDDIERRGNEPTPEERERLPADKTGRQLMFDTREVDRDVSFLRRWLGEKQMRDLDLIRYESRGDDLVVSHVSDEQGWREVKELLVKSVGMGSTPVIRVEDADFSGSRTLLLGHVHDGRDLQLEYAERTLSYVHRLWGREVVLDTVLNGKKATLSYGERGFSAKAAK, from the coding sequence GTGAGCGACTACACCCTCCGCGACCTCGAGTACTGGGACGCCCGCATCCGCGACAAGGTCCAGGAGTTCGGCCTCACCTGCTATCCGCAGGAGTTCGAGATATGCGACCACACCGCGATGCTCGGCTACATGGCCTACTCCGGTATGCCGTCGCACTACCCGCATTGGTCGTACGGCAAGTCGTACGAGAAGCTGAAGACGCTCTACGACCACGGCGTCTCGGGACTGCCGTACGAGATGGTCATCAACTCGAGCCCCGCCCTCGCCTACCTGATGCGGGACAACACGCTGTGCCTCCAGATACTGACGATCGCGCACGTCTACGGGCACAACGACTTCTTCCGGAACAACTTCACGTTCCAGACGACCCGCGCCGAGTACACCATCACGACGTTCAAGGCGCACGCGGACCGCGTCCGCCGCTACATCGAGGACCCGAGCATCGGCTACGAGCGCATCGAGGGAATCCTCGACGCCGCCCACGCGCTCTCCCTCCAGTGCCGCCGCAACATGGCGGTGAAGAAGCTCTCCGAGCCGGCGGAGCAGGCCCGGCTCGACGAAGCCCTGCACCCGCGATCGGACCCGTTCCAGAAGATCCACAGGCGCCCCGACGCGCCGCCGCCACCACCTGCCAAGGTGCCGCCGTCGCCGGACGAAGACCTGCTGCTCTTCATCCGCGACCACAACCCCTTCCTCACGAACTGGGAGCGCGACCTCCTCACGATCGTCCACGAGGAGGCCCAGTACTTCATCCCCCAGATCGAGACGAAGATCATGAACGAGGGCTGGGCCTCCTACTGGCACCGCACGATCCTCGAGAGCCTCCAGCTACCGCAGGGGCTGCACCTCGAGTTCCTCGTCCGGCACAACCAGGTGGTGCGACCGCATCCCGGGGGTATCAACCCGTATCACATCGGCCTGAAGCTCTGGGACGACATCGAGCGGCGCGGCAACGAGCCCACACCCGAGGAGCGTGAGCGCCTCCCCGCCGACAAGACCGGCCGCCAGCTCATGTTCGATACCCGCGAGGTCGACCGCGACGTCTCTTTTCTGCGCCGCTGGCTCGGCGAGAAGCAGATGCGTGACCTCGACCTGATCCGCTACGAGTCGCGCGGCGACGATCTCGTAGTCAGCCACGTCTCCGACGAGCAGGGCTGGCGGGAAGTGAAGGAGCTGCTCGTGAAGAGCGTCGGGATGGGCTCGACCCCCGTCATTCGGGTGGAAGACGCCGACTTCTCCGGCAGCCGCACGCTCCTGCTCGGCCACGTCCACGACGGCCGCGACCTCCAGCTCGAGTACGCCGAGCGCACCCTGAGCTACGTTCACCGGCTCTGGGGCCGCGAGGTGGTGCTCGATACGGTCCTGAACGGCAAGAAGGCGACCCTCAGCTACGGCGAGCGGGGCTTCTCCGCGAAGGCCGCGAAGTAG
- the thiE gene encoding thiamine phosphate synthase produces the protein MTLPPLYAIVDPLDTARDPVALGEALLAGGARILQLRLKDASAREVLAVARVLVARARAAGARLVVNDRADVARAAGAAGVHLGQDDLPIAAARRVVGPGVVVGLSTHDVAQARAAAAAGADYLGVGPIYATTSKTNALTPRGLDLVAAVRAAVPECPLVAIGGIGPDTAAAVRAAGADAVAMIGALVRAPDPAAAVRDVVARLAR, from the coding sequence GTGACCCTCCCGCCGCTCTACGCGATCGTCGACCCGCTCGACACCGCCCGCGATCCGGTCGCGCTCGGCGAGGCGCTCCTCGCGGGAGGGGCGCGCATCCTCCAGCTGCGGCTGAAGGACGCGAGCGCACGCGAGGTGCTCGCCGTCGCCCGCGTGCTCGTCGCTCGCGCCCGCGCCGCCGGCGCCCGCCTCGTCGTCAACGACCGCGCCGACGTCGCCCGCGCCGCCGGCGCCGCCGGCGTTCACCTCGGGCAGGACGACCTGCCGATCGCCGCCGCCCGCCGTGTCGTCGGCCCGGGCGTCGTGGTGGGGCTGTCCACGCACGACGTGGCCCAGGCGCGGGCCGCGGCCGCCGCCGGGGCCGACTATCTCGGCGTCGGCCCGATCTACGCCACCACCAGCAAGACGAACGCCCTCACGCCACGCGGTCTCGATCTCGTCGCCGCCGTACGGGCGGCGGTCCCCGAGTGCCCACTGGTCGCCATCGGGGGCATCGGACCCGACACCGCGGCGGCCGTGCGTGCGGCCGGTGCCGACGCCGTCGCCATGATCGGGGCGCTCGTGCGCGCCCCGGACCCGGCCGCTGCCGTGCGCGACGTCGTCGCCCGCCTCGCCCGCTGA
- a CDS encoding PAS domain-containing protein: MTAPSGHPTPSGPERVEAERLRWADVLASISDGVIVLDAEGTLSDMNPAAEQMTGLAASQGIGVAVATLFGGRKGAEWLADTARQTLAEGFARRSEGTLRVHGTEVRVSGACAPVYDERGTVSGAVLVLHDLTLERALDETTRRADRLAALGTVALGLAHEIRNPLGGIKGAAQLLRASLSDPEQIRCTEIIVREVERLDGLVEQLRSLATPPRLQMQAVNIHRILNDVVSLQRQAPEWGAVELRSEFDPSLPAVQGDRAQLTQVFLNLVRNALEALAGAGRLVIATRLDTRYHVRRRQGRSQFLAVSIADDGPGVAEEHRANLFAPFFTTKARGTGLGLALCHRIISEHGGAIAHEPGPTGGSVFRVTLPVSEDHVEPGT, from the coding sequence GTGACGGCCCCTTCCGGTCATCCCACGCCGTCCGGCCCCGAGCGGGTCGAGGCCGAGCGCCTGCGCTGGGCCGACGTCCTCGCCAGCATCAGCGACGGGGTCATCGTCCTCGATGCCGAGGGCACGTTGAGCGACATGAACCCCGCCGCCGAGCAGATGACGGGCCTTGCGGCGTCCCAGGGCATCGGCGTTGCGGTCGCGACGCTCTTCGGCGGTCGGAAGGGGGCCGAGTGGCTCGCCGACACCGCCCGCCAGACCCTGGCCGAAGGCTTCGCCCGGCGCAGCGAGGGCACCCTGCGTGTCCACGGCACCGAGGTGCGGGTGAGCGGGGCCTGCGCGCCCGTCTACGACGAGCGCGGGACGGTCAGCGGCGCGGTCCTCGTCCTCCACGACCTGACCCTCGAGCGGGCGCTCGACGAGACGACCCGGCGTGCGGATCGCCTCGCCGCGCTCGGCACGGTCGCCCTCGGCCTGGCCCACGAGATCCGCAACCCGCTGGGCGGGATCAAGGGTGCCGCGCAGCTCCTGCGGGCGTCGTTGTCCGACCCCGAGCAGATCCGATGTACGGAGATCATCGTCCGCGAGGTGGAGCGGCTCGACGGCCTCGTCGAGCAGCTGCGCAGCCTGGCCACCCCGCCGCGGCTCCAGATGCAGGCCGTGAACATCCACCGCATCCTGAACGACGTCGTATCGCTCCAGCGTCAGGCCCCCGAATGGGGAGCGGTGGAACTGCGCAGCGAGTTCGATCCGAGCCTGCCGGCGGTGCAGGGCGACCGCGCCCAGCTGACCCAGGTGTTCCTCAACCTGGTGCGCAACGCCCTCGAGGCGCTCGCCGGGGCCGGACGTCTCGTCATCGCCACGCGGCTCGACACCCGCTACCACGTGCGGCGGCGTCAGGGTCGCAGCCAGTTCCTCGCCGTCAGCATCGCGGACGACGGGCCCGGCGTCGCCGAGGAGCATCGTGCCAACCTGTTCGCCCCGTTCTTCACGACCAAGGCCCGCGGCACCGGGCTCGGTCTCGCCCTCTGCCACCGGATCATCAGCGAGCACGGGGGCGCCATCGCCCACGAGCCCGGACCGACCGGCGGCAGCGTCTTTCGTGTCACCCTCCCCGTGAGTGAGGATCATGTCGAACCCGGAACCTGA
- a CDS encoding serine protein kinase, giving the protein MDKPSFEQIIKEDRAHRESRKWRGTFLEYLELVRQDPTLPRLAHGRLYEMMMRDGSQDMLESADARTKRLYKDESLKTYNFFRDEFFGIEKTISQIVRYFHSASLKGEESRQVLYLMGPVGSGKSSLVEKLQRGLEYSEPFYAIDGCPMFEEPLHLLPRHLRKEFEKMLGVNIEGDLCPVCRFRLKEEFGTRYEEFPIVTKEFSKRNRVGVGVVPPVDPNNQDTSVLIGSEDISKLDLYSEGDPRVLDLNGALNVGNRGVVEFIEVFKNETEYLHAMITATQEKVIPAPGRHGMVYVDTCIVAHSNEAEWQRFKADHTNEAILDRIVVVKVPYNLRLSEEVKIYQKIIRHSDFHAHVAPHTLEVASMFALLSRLEPTPKCDLMTKLKLYNGEEIVEKGRTKKLDVQELRDDTKREGMSGISTRFIMKALDNALSDNVEGNCINPINVREALINMTKETDLPDDTRKHYLELLQDVLHKEYLELLEKEITKAFVYSYQEQAEALFQNYLDHAEAFVNKTKVKDRNTKEELQPDEGFLKSIEEQIAIIGTAAEGFRQEVIAYLWAASRRGERVSYKSYEPLKEAIEKKLMSSVRDISRIITKARTRDEEQSSKYDAMVKNLLENGYCTSCVDVVLKYAANNLWKD; this is encoded by the coding sequence ATGGACAAGCCCTCATTCGAGCAGATCATCAAAGAGGACCGCGCTCACCGCGAATCACGCAAGTGGCGCGGGACGTTCCTCGAATACCTCGAGCTGGTACGCCAGGACCCCACCCTCCCCCGTCTCGCGCACGGCCGCTTGTACGAGATGATGATGCGGGACGGGTCACAGGACATGCTCGAGTCCGCGGACGCGCGGACGAAGCGCCTGTACAAAGACGAGTCGCTGAAGACCTACAACTTCTTCCGCGACGAGTTCTTCGGCATCGAGAAGACGATCAGTCAGATCGTCCGCTACTTCCACTCTGCCTCGCTGAAGGGCGAGGAGAGCCGCCAGGTGCTCTACCTGATGGGACCGGTGGGCTCCGGGAAGAGCTCGCTCGTCGAGAAGCTCCAGCGTGGGCTGGAGTACTCCGAGCCGTTCTACGCGATCGACGGCTGCCCGATGTTCGAGGAGCCGTTGCATCTCCTCCCGCGCCACCTGCGCAAGGAGTTCGAGAAGATGCTCGGCGTGAACATCGAGGGCGATCTCTGCCCCGTGTGTCGCTTCCGTCTGAAGGAGGAATTCGGCACGCGGTACGAAGAGTTCCCCATCGTCACGAAGGAATTCTCGAAGCGCAATCGCGTCGGGGTCGGGGTGGTCCCGCCGGTCGATCCGAACAACCAGGACACCTCGGTCCTCATCGGCAGCGAGGACATCTCGAAGCTCGACCTCTACAGCGAAGGCGATCCGCGCGTGCTCGATCTCAACGGGGCGCTGAACGTCGGCAACCGCGGCGTGGTCGAGTTCATCGAGGTCTTCAAGAACGAGACCGAGTACCTGCACGCCATGATCACGGCGACGCAGGAGAAGGTCATCCCCGCGCCCGGCCGCCACGGCATGGTCTACGTCGACACCTGCATCGTCGCCCACTCGAACGAGGCGGAGTGGCAGAGGTTCAAGGCCGACCACACGAACGAGGCGATCCTCGACCGCATCGTGGTCGTGAAGGTGCCCTACAACCTGCGCTTGTCCGAAGAGGTGAAGATCTACCAGAAGATCATCCGCCACTCGGACTTCCACGCGCACGTGGCGCCCCACACGCTCGAGGTCGCGTCGATGTTCGCACTCCTGTCGCGCCTCGAGCCGACGCCCAAGTGCGACCTCATGACCAAGCTCAAGCTCTACAACGGCGAGGAGATCGTCGAGAAGGGCCGCACCAAGAAGCTCGACGTACAGGAGCTGCGCGACGACACCAAGCGTGAGGGCATGAGCGGCATCTCCACCCGCTTCATCATGAAGGCGCTCGACAACGCGCTCTCAGACAACGTCGAGGGCAACTGCATCAACCCGATCAACGTCCGCGAAGCCTTGATCAACATGACCAAGGAGACGGACCTCCCGGACGACACGCGCAAGCACTACCTCGAGCTGCTCCAGGACGTGCTGCACAAGGAATACCTCGAGCTGCTCGAGAAGGAGATCACGAAGGCCTTCGTCTACTCCTATCAGGAGCAGGCCGAGGCCCTCTTCCAGAACTACCTCGACCATGCCGAGGCCTTCGTGAACAAGACGAAGGTGAAGGATCGCAACACCAAGGAAGAGCTCCAGCCCGACGAGGGCTTCCTCAAGTCGATCGAGGAGCAGATCGCCATCATCGGCACCGCCGCCGAGGGCTTCCGGCAGGAGGTCATCGCCTACCTGTGGGCGGCCAGCCGCCGCGGCGAGCGGGTCTCGTACAAGAGCTACGAGCCGCTGAAGGAAGCCATCGAGAAGAAGCTCATGTCGTCGGTGCGCGACATCAGCCGGATCATCACCAAGGCGCGCACGCGGGACGAGGAGCAGTCGTCGAAGTACGACGCCATGGTGAAGAACCTGCTCGAGAACGGCTACTGCACGAGCTGCGTCGACGTGGTGCTCAAGTACGCAGCCAACAACCTCTGGAAGGACTGA